Proteins encoded in a region of the Diabrotica undecimpunctata isolate CICGRU chromosome 10, icDiaUnde3, whole genome shotgun sequence genome:
- the LOC140452153 gene encoding uncharacterized protein has translation MQESDSYSEYDDSEEDRNYSPIEESSSDSNHDLQNIADVHLNKSLKKKGKNRLRYSDLDKRQVRKRKRNAGEEYVGYKNKLVKARSLQNYIHTCRFQCQKFTDEERQEIFNQFWGLGNWNLQNAFITSCTEIALPKRRRTEAVTNKGKSVTIKLKNMRVCKMFFLKTLDISNGRYSRILNGISDVGITAVDKRGRAPCPNKLSQDVIDKVKRHIDMFPKYISHYTRHYNPRRRYLPSFLTIRKMYKCYLEHCQENNEAPVKEWFYRRVFNTEFNLSFHHPLSDTCNKCDKFETSIKSCTSESDKKKIMCERELHHRKAESGIQAKKEAKIVAETSRNEEVVSVCFDLQKTLPTPALTTNKVFYMRVLWTYNFGVHNLGKKCASMYMWDESVASRGSMEVSLCLWKFIAGLNQNTRHHIAFSDSCSGQNKNKNIVKFFMYVVKETQLEIIDHKFLEPGHTFMECDEDFGVIEKYKKQVPYIFVPSEWMNAVRNSSKKFKCEEMKMEHFISLENFNEYVQENIKKDDENNQIKWREIKWIRFEKKDPFTMKFKYTLNEETEFITVNCMKKMRGRPPQNISLSQLNSSPMSLKYEKWKNLQDLLCFVPPIYHQFYNQLNHTAKKGKQGQKKKPMQPEERKEKDNEDDDEVDDNDKILLSDYDDEEDI, from the exons ATGCAAG aatCTGACAGTTATTCGGAATATGACGATTCAGAAGAGGACAGAAACTATAGTCCAATAGAAGAAAGTAGTAGCGATAGTAATCATGATCTACAAAACATTGCAGATGTTCATTTAAACAAGTCATTAAAGAAAAAGGGCAAAAATCGTTTGAGATATAGCGATTTAGATAAGAGGCAAGTaagaaaacgaaaaagaaatGCAGGTGAGGAATACGTAGGCTATAAAAACAAGTTAGTAAAAGCAAGAAGTTTGCAAAATTATATACATACTTGCAGATTTCAGTGTCAAAAATTCACCGATGAAGAAAGACAGGAAATATTTAACCAATTCTGGGGTCTAGGAAATTGGAATCTGCAGAATGCATTCATTACGTCTTGTACAGAGATCGCTTTGCCCAAACGACGACGTACAGAAGCTGTTACTAATAAAGGAAAGAGCGTTACTatcaaactaaaaaatatgaGAGTTTGCAAAATGTTTTTCTTAAAAACTTTGGATATCAGCAATGGACGTTATTCGAGAATTTTAAATGGGATATCTGACGTTGGAATCACCGCTGTTGATAAAAGAGGAAGAGCTCCATGTCCTAATAAACTATCACAGGATGTAATTGATAAGGTAAAACGACATATTGATATGTTTCCAAAATATATCAGCCATTACACCAGACATTACAATCCCCGTAGACGGTACCTTCCTTCATTTTTGACCATAAGAAAAATGTATAAGTGTTACCTAGAGCATTGTCAAGAAAATAACGAAGCTCCTGTCAAGGAATGGTTCTACAGGAGAGTGTTTAATACCGAATTTAATCTAAGTTTTCATCATCCCTTGTCCGATACTTGTAATAAGTGCGATAAGttcgaaacatcaataaaatcatgcacaagtgagtcagataaaaagaaaataatgtgcgAGAGAGAGCTTCATCACCGAAAAGCCGAATCGGGAATACAAGCCAAAAAAGAGGCAAAAATAGTGGCTGAAACTTCAAGGAATGAAGAAGTGGTATCAGTTTGTTTCGATCTACAAAAAACTTTACCTACACCAGCACTTACAACCAACAAAGTGTTTTATATGCGAGTATTATGGACATATAATTTTGGAGTCCATAATTTGGGCAAGAAATGTGCTTCAATGTATATGTGGGATGAATCGGTAGCATCCAGAGGCTCTATGGAAGTTTCTTTATGTCTTTGGAAATTTATTGCTGGTCTTAATCAAAATACACGACATCATATTGCATTTAGTGATTCTTGTTCGggacaaaataagaataaaaatattgtgaaattttttatGTATGTGGTTAAAGAAACTCAGCTAGAAATAATAGACCACAAATTCCTTGAACCGGGACATACCTTCATGGAATGCGATGAAGATTTCGGAGTTATTGAAAAGTACAAAAAGCAAGTACCTTATATTTTTGTACCCAGTGAGTGGATGAATGCTGTGAGAAACAGTTCTAAGAAGTTTAAATGTGAAGAAATGAAGATGGAGCACTTCATTTCACTCGAAAACTTCAACGAGTACGTGCAGGAAAATATTAAAAAGGATGATGAGAATAATCAGataaaatggagagaaataaaaTGGATTCGGTTTGAGAAGAAAGACCCATTTACTATGAAATTCAAGTACACTCTTAATGAAGAGACTGAATTTATAACTGTTAACTGTATGAAGAAGATGCGTGGAAGACCACCTCAGAATATTAGTCTTAGCCAACTGAATAGTTCACCCATGAGTCTGAAGTATGAAAAATGGAAGAATTTACAAGACCTACTATGCTTTGTGCCACCAATTTACCATCAATTTTACAATCAGCTCAATCACACTGCGAAGAAGGGAAAACAAGGTCAGAAAAAGAAGCCAATGCAacctgaagaaagaaaagagaaggaCAATGAAGATGACGATGAGGTAGACGACAATGATAAAATACTTTTGAGCGACTATGATGATGAGGAAGATATTTAG